The following are encoded together in the Malaya genurostris strain Urasoe2022 chromosome 3, Malgen_1.1, whole genome shotgun sequence genome:
- the LOC131436336 gene encoding AFG3-like protein 2, which translates to MAYRLLTTARKLESTIAGLNRQYRTVNTNDYDQIIRSLNKLHTNKNQIWNELLHRIQLFCEKPPKGFEKYFKPGSGKKVASSEGSTKPTKDAVESSTDHGSSANIKGSQQPPKNDWNLGMFGPQTSKGKGVSSGGGGAGRPIGGDGGDKEKMLVFGALAGVALISVIAYFEMGYKEIAWKEFVNNYLARGIVEKLEVVNKKWVRVRLTPGNASDSTGTLWFNIGSVDSFERNLENAQTDMNIEPVNFVPVIYRSEIEASSLTGILPTLLIIGFLVYMMRRSSEMMGGRKGMKGGGLFGGVMQSTAKLINANEIAVGFKDVAGCEEAKIEIMEFVNFLKNPQQYIDLGAKIPKGAMLTGPPGTGKTLLAKATAGEANVPFITVSGSEFLEMFVGVGPSRVRDMFAMARKHAPCILFIDEIDAVGRKRGGKSFGGHSEQENTLNQLLVEMDGFNTTTNVVVLAATNRVDILDKALLRPGRFDRQIFVPAPDIKGRASIFKVHLGPLKTNLDKMDLSRKMAALTPGFTGADIANVCNEAALIAARDLNETIILKHFEQAIERVIAGMEKKTNVLAPDEKRTVAYHEAGHAVSGWFLEHSDPLLKVSIIPRGKGLGYAQYLPKDQYLLSTEQLFDRMCMTLGGRVSEELFFGRITTGAQDDLKKITDSAYAQITRFGMNKKVGQVSFDSSQPGDPMFSKPYSEQTAQLIDEEVRLLIDKAYVRTKELLQEHKTDVEKVAERLLKNEILSRDDMIELLGKRPFPEKSTYEEFVEGTGSFEEDTTLPEGLASWNKEKASAAGTQDDSSSKSPESTKSQ; encoded by the exons ATGGCATACCGTTTGCTAACGACAGCTCGCAAGTTGGAGTCAACTATTGCAGGTTTAAATCGACAATACCGGACCGTCAATACAAATGATTATGACCAG ATTATTAGAAGCCTGAACAAACTGCACACCAACAAAAATCAGATCTGGAACGAGCTTCTGCACAGAATACAATTGTTTTGCGAAAAGCCTCCAAAaggatttgaaaaatatttcaaacccgGATCCGGTAAAAAAGTTGCTAGCAGCGAAGGCTCTACAAAACCGACCAAAGATGCTGTAGAGTCTTCGACAGATCATGGATCATCGGCGAACATAAAAGGTAGCCAGCAACCGCCCAAAAACGACTGGAACTTGGGAATGTTCGGTCCACAGACTTCGAAAGGCAAAGGTGTAAGTAGCGGGGGTGGTGGCGCCGGTAGACCAATTGGTGGTGATGGAGGCGATAAAGAAAAAATGCTGGTATTCGGTGCTTTGGCCGGTGTCGCACTGATTTCAGTTATAGCGTATTTTGAAATGGGCTACAAAGAAATAGCGTGGAAGGAGTTTGTCAACAA CTATCTTGCACGAGGCATTGTGGAAAAACTGGAAGTTGTTAACAAAAAATGGGTTCGTGTGCGATTAACGCCAGGCAATGCTTCTGATTCAACG GGTACTCTTTGGTTCAACATTGGCAGTGTGGATTCTTTCGAGCGCAATCTGGAGAACGCCCAGACGGATATGAACATTGAACCGGTTAATTTTGTTCCAGTGATCTACCGTAGTGAGATTGAGGCTTCGAGCTTAACTGGAATACTGCCGACGTTGCTCATTATCGGTTTCTTGGTGTACATGATGCGGCGCTCGTCTGAAATGATGGGCGGTCGCAAAGGCATGAAGGGAGGTGGCCTGTTTGGTGGTGTTATGCAATCAACTGCAAAACTTATTAATGCAAACGAAATTGCTGTTGGTTTCAA AGATGTTGCCGGATGCGAAGAGGCTAAGATAGAAATTATGGAGTTCGTCAACTTTCTTAAAAATCCCCAACAATACATCGATCTTGGCGCGAAAATCCCGAAGGGTGCAATGCTGACAGGCCCTCCCGGCACAGGCAAAACACTACTTGCCAAGGCAACGGCTGGTGAAGCGAATGTCCCGTTCATAACTGTGTCCGGCTCAGAGTTTCTGGAAATGTTTGTCGGTGTGGGTCCTTCCCGTGTCCGTGACATGTTTGCGATGGCTCGAAAGCATGCACCCTGTATCTTGTTCATTGACGAAATAGATGCGGTCGGTCGAAAACGTGGTGGAAAAAGTTTTGGCGGGCATTCCGAGCAGGAAAATACACTTAACCAGCTGCTAGTCGAAATGGATGGATTTAATACGACTACGAATGTCGTGGTTTTGGCAGCCACGAACAGAGTGGATATTCTAGATAAAGCACTTCTTCGACCAGGTCGCTTCGATAGGCAAATTTTCGTTCCAGCTCCCGATATCAAGGGGCGGGCTAGTATTTTCAAAGTGCATTTGGGTCCACTAAAGACCAATCTTGATAAGATGGACTTATCGAGGAAAATGGCTGCATTGACTCCTGGTTTCACCGGTGCCGATATTGCAAATGTTTGCAATGAAGCAGCTTTGATAGCCGCTcgtgatttgaatgaaactattATTTTGAAACACTTTGAACAGGCAATCGAGCGTGTTATTGCCGGTATGGAGAAAAAAACCAACGTTCTGGCACCGGATGAGAAACGAACAGTCGCTTACCATGAAGCTGGTCATGCCGTTTCCGGATGGTTCCTTGAACATTCGGATCCGTTGTTGAAGGTATCAATAATTCCTCGAGGCAAAGGTCTTGGTTATGCCCAATATTTGCCAAAGGATCAGTACCTTTTATCGACAGAACagcttttcgatcgaatgtgcatGACACTGGGCGGACGTGTTTCGGAAGAACTTTTCTTCGGTAGAATTACAACTGGAGCTCAAGATGACTTAAAAAAGATAACCGATAGCGCATATGCTCAG ATCACTCGCTTCGGCATGAACAAAAAAGTAGGTCAGGTTAGCTTCGATAGTTCGCAGCCGGGCGATCCTATGTTTTCTAAGCCGTACTCGGAACAAACGGCTCAACTCATCGACGAGGAGGTACGACTGCTTATCGACAAGGCGTACGTGAGAACGAAAGAACTACTGCAAGAGCACAAAACCGACGTGGAAAAGGTTGCCGAGCGGCTACTGAAGAACGAGATATTGAGTAGAGACGATATGATTGAACTGCTTGGAAAGAGGCCATTCCCGGAGAAATCTACGTACGAAGAATTCGTGGAAGGTACTGGATCCTTCGAGGAAGACACAACACTACCCGAGGGTTTGGCCAGCTGGAATAAAGAAAAAGCATCAGCTGCCGGGACGCAAGACGACAGCAGCAGTAAATCACCAGAATCAACAAAATCCCAGTAA